Proteins found in one Magnolia sinica isolate HGM2019 chromosome 5, MsV1, whole genome shotgun sequence genomic segment:
- the LOC131245276 gene encoding zinc finger protein MAGPIE-like → MLGEMAGEAVTRSAFSQKPCGDSNPPLTKRKRNLPGTPDPDAEVIALSPKTLMATNRFLCEICGKGFQRDQNLQLHRRGHNLPWKLRQRSTKEPRKRVYVCPEKSCVHHHPSRALGDLTGIKKHFCRKHGEKKWKCEKCSKRYAVQSDWKAHSKTCGTREYRCDCGTLFSRRDSFITHRAFCDALAEETARVSAASNMNNQMGAGNVHFISSSIKPNMVQHFPSIFKPITNNNQAIDQSRGGLSLWMGQGPQDSETLSNNLSELHQIGPANSGAMYVDPFASCSSHQQTDYQLNWVYGSKLSSLNSGELTSTSLTSGNMKEAGSPHLVSAPSLYSTQHHHHHHPTPTDMSATALLQKAAQIGVTSSDSSFLGTFGMKCDNPHLQGVNRYNGIMGPNPIAPGFGHDLENSLNDLSASNQTQMYPSKRQNTRKDDQEGGQTRDFLGVGVQTLCPSSINGWI, encoded by the exons ATGTTGGGTGAGATGGCTGGAGAAGCAGTCACAAGATCAGCTTTCTCTCAGAAACCATGTGGGGATTCCAATCCTCCTTTAACGAAGAGGAAGAGAAACCTACCAGGAACTCCag ATCCAGATGCAGAGGTCATCGCCTTATCTCCGAAGACTCTCATGGCCACCAACAGATTCTTGTGTGAGATATGTGGGAAAGGTTTTCAAAGAGACCAAAACCTCCAACTGCACCGTCGAGGGCATAACCTTCCATGGAAGCTTAGGCAGAGGAGCACCAAAGAGCCGAGAAAGCGCGTTTATGTGTGCCCAGAAAAGAGCTGTGTGCACCACCACCCATCCAGGGCTCTCGGAGATCTAACCGGCATCAAGAAGCATTTTTGTAGGAAGCATGGAGAGAAGAAGTGGAAGTGTGAGAAGTGCTCAAAGAGGTATGCTGTGCAGTCAGATTGGAAAGCGCATTCGAAGACATGCGGCACACGAGAGTATCGATGCGATTGTGGGACTTTGTTCTCAAG GAGAGATAGCTTCATCACTCACAGGGCCTTCTGTGATGCCTTAGCAGAAGAAACTGCAAGAGTTTCAGCTGCATCAAACATGAATAACCAGATGGGCGCTGGCAATGTTCATTTCATCAGTAGTTCGATAAAGCCGAACATGGTGCAACATTTCCCTTCTATATTCAAGCCAATCACGAACAACAACCAGGCTATCGATCAAAGTAGAGGCGGGCTCTCTCTGTGGATGGGCCAAGGGCCTCAGGACAGTGAAACCTTAAGCAATAATCTCTCAGAATTACATCAAATCGGTCCTGCGAATTCAGGAGCCATGTATGTAGATCCATTCGCTTCATGTTCAAGTCATCAACAAACAGATTATCAACTGAATTGGGTGTATGGGAGCAAGCTCTCGTCGTTGAACTCAGGAGAACTTACAAGCACATCGCTAACATCAGGCAATATGAAGGAAGCTGGCAGCCCTCACCTTGTAAGTGCTCCTTCCTTGTACAGCAcccaacaccaccaccaccaccaccccacACCGACTGACATGTCGGCGACTGCCTTGTTACAAAAAGCCGCCCAGATTGGCGTAACTTCATCCGATTCATCTTTCCTTGGGACGTTTGGGATGAAGTGCGACAACCCTCATCTTCAAGGTGTAAACAGGTACAATGGGATCATGGGTCCAAACCCAATTGCCCCAGGTTTCGGTCATGATCTAGAGAACTCCTTAAATGATCTCTCCGCATCGAACCAGACACAGATGTATCCGTCAAAGCGGCAAAACACACGTAAGGATGATCAAGAAGGAGGGCAAACTAGGGATTTCTTAGGTGTTGGGGTTCAAACTCTTTGTCCATCTTCGATCAACGGCTGGATATGA